The Paramisgurnus dabryanus chromosome 6, PD_genome_1.1, whole genome shotgun sequence genome has a window encoding:
- the rab6bb gene encoding RAB6B, member RAS oncogene family b gives MSMGSDFGNPLRKFKLVFLGEQSVGKTSLITRFMYDSFDNTYQATIGIDFLSKTMYLEDRTVRLQLWDTAGQERFRSLIPSYIRDSTVAVVVYDITNINSFQLTSKWIDDVRTERGSDVIIMLVGNKTDLEEKRQITIEEGEQRAKELNVMFIETSAKTGSNVKQLFRRVAAALPGMENLDDNNKEGMIDIKLDKQPDPPATESGCSC, from the exons ATGTCAATGGGAAGTGACTTTGGGAACCCTTTACGGAAATTCAAACTTGTTTTTTTAGGGGAGCAAAGCG TTGGAAAAACATCGCTAATAACAAGGTTCATGTATGACAGTTTTGACAACACTTATCAG GCAACAATCGGAATTGACTTTTTATCAAAAACCATGTATCTGGAAGACCGAACT GTGAGGTTACAGCTGTGGGACACTGCGGGGCAGGAGCGTTTCAGGAGTCTCATTCCGAGCTACATAAGAGACTCCACAGTGGCTGTGGTGGTGTATGATATAACAA ATATCAATTCATTTCAGCTAACCTCCAAATGGATTGATGATGTCAGAACAGAGAGGGGAAGTGATGTCATCATCATGCTAGTGGGCAATAAAACAGATCTAGAGGAGAAAAG GCAAATCACTATAGAAGAGGGGGAACAGAGAGCTAAGGAGTTGAATGTGATGTTCATTGAGACCAGTGCAAAAACCGGCAGTAACGTTAAACAG TTGTTCCGGCGAGTGGCTGCTGCATTGCCTGGAATGGAGAACTTGGATGATAATAACAAAGAAGGAA TGATCGATATTAAGCTGGACAAACAACCAGATCCTCCAGCCACTGAAAGTGGGTGTTCCTGTTAG
- the aire gene encoding LOW QUALITY PROTEIN: autoimmune regulator (The sequence of the model RefSeq protein was modified relative to this genomic sequence to represent the inferred CDS: substituted 1 base at 1 genomic stop codon), producing MSRVEGYGESDLRFQLRAYRTEIAMAIHDPFPLLYGLADHNIITEQNLKETLERKKKDGIHKAVYSLLTLLLDQDTAVHQAFWNNLCKEYNKESYPKLETLFINLPKGLRQMVRHTSNPRLELQVRSQMGKKRGAAEKQLSHRSHHYTRRALPSSSGGKGKPMRKTDSALSQVSVGNGVQAVSTSLQRAVTVSASDRPTGCGTVEGILIQKVIESGGAKKCIKVGGEFYSSGKLEETAGHKTQTAQNFTHQQGEPSTRAMNVGGQQARPVFVIIRKTNNITIXYFQVEHNDDECAVCKDGGELICCDGCPRAFHLTCLVPPLTSIPSGTWRCQLCHSNRGSERPYNPLQTAVHVPMTETGSSSTVDFSFFSSLSSTSLSTVTGGKSAQSMGLQSSNGDMMGVRIACEICHLTRGELITCSQCLQSFHVHCNFSNGKTKCRNCSRNWGSESEPSSNSLQMSPHITDQSLVPSEQLLNKDEVDSIMGESSIDGILQWAFHNISRPISESQAYF from the exons ATGTCAAGGGTGGAAGGTTATGGAGAGTCTGACCTGCGCTTCCAGCTACGAGCATATAGGACCGAGATCGCCATGGCAATCCATGACCCCTTCCCACTGCTGTATGGACTGGCCGATCACAACATCATCACTGAACAGAACCTGAAG GAGACTTTAGAGCGAAAGAAAAAAGATGGGATCCACAAAGCTGTCTACTCCCTCCTAACCCTACTACTGGATCAGGATACTGCCGTCCATCAGGCCTTCTGGAATAATCTTTGTAAGGAGTACAACAAGGAGAGCTACCCAAAATTGGAAACCCTGTTTATCAACCTCCCCAAAG GACTGAGGCAGATGGTCAGGCACACAAGTAACCCCAGGCTTGAGCTGCAGGTTCGAAGCCAAATGGGCAAGAAGAGAGGGGCGGCGGAAAAACAACTTTCCCATCGTTCTCATCACTACACCAGGAGGGCATTACCTTCCAGCTCAG GAGGCAAAGGGAAGCCTATGAGGAAGACGGACAGTGCACTTTCTCAGGTCTCGGTGGGAAACG GAGTCCAGGCTGTCTCTACCTCACTCCAGCGGGCTGTGACGGTGTCTGCCAGCGACCGGCCCACTGGATGCGGGACAGTAGAGGGAATTTTAATACAGAAAGTCATTGAGTCTG GGGGTGCCAAAAAATGCATCAAGGTTGGAGGAGAGTTCTACTCTTCTGGCAAACTAGAGGAGACAGCTGGGCACAAGACGCAGACTGCACAAAACTTTACTCACCAGCAGGGGGAGCCAAGCACCAGAGCTATGAATGTAGGTGGCCAGCAGG CTAGACCTGTTTTTGTGATTAtcagaaaaacaaacaatattacAATATAATATTTTCAGGTGGAGCATAATGATGATGAATGTGCAGTGTGTAAAGATGGTGGCGAGCTCATCTGCTGTGACGGCTGTCCTCGTGCCTTTCACCTTACCTGCCTGGTCCCGCCCCTCACCTCCATACCAAG TGGTACATGGCGGTGTCAGTTGTGCCATAGCAACAGAGGCAGTGAGAGGCCATACAATCCCTTGCAG ACTGCAGTTCACGTTCCCATGACGGAGACGGGCTCCAGCTCTACTGTGGACTTTTCCTTCTTCTCCTCTTTGTCCTCCACTTCACTTTCTACAGTCACAGGAGGCAAAAGTGCTCAGTCCATGGGCCTCCAG TCCTCTAATGGAGATATGATGGGTGTCAGGATAGCTTGTGAAATTTGCCACCTCACTCGAGGAGAGCTGATCACCTGCTCTCAGTGTCTACAGAGCTTCCATGTCCACTGCAATTTCTCAAA TGGAAAGACTAAATGTAGGAATTGTTCCAGGAATTGGGGTTCAGAAAGCGAACCTTCATCTAACAGTCTTCAG atgaGCCCCCACATAACTGATCAGAGTTTAGTTCCCTCAGAGCAACTGCTGAACAAAGATGAAGTGGACTCCATAATGGGAGAG AGCTCTATAGATGGAATCCTGCAGTGGGCTTTCCACAACATTTCACGTCCTATCTCTGAATCTCAGGCCTATTTTTAG